From Cryptococcus deuterogattii R265 chromosome 13, complete sequence:
CAAGTGCCATTTGGTTCTGTTCAAACTCCAGGATTTCGCTTGGCATACTAAGCTGCTTCTCAGCATACGCTTCATCCGATTTGCTGTTAGACAATACAAAATCCGCTTTGCCAATCCGGATACGTTCCTCTATCGCACCACCCGAAAGCTTGACGACAGCTTCGAGACCTTCACCGGTATGACTCTCAAACTCAACGACTTCACCGTTAGGAGGTGGAAGACCTGCGTTAGAAAGTATTTCACGTCCATGAGCGGCAACAGCCATACCCAAGGGATGTTCAGACCTGGCTTCGgcaagagagatgagggaaaTAATAGTATGTCGTTGAAGAGGGTTTGCAGATGTAGTAGAAGACAAAGTGGCGGCAGTGTCCAAGTCTCCTTGTCCGATGTTGACAACACCAGGCGAGGAAGCCCAAGCAACTGAGACAACAGTCATCTTGCCTTCTGTTACCGTCCCAGTCTTGTCCAAAACAACCCTCTTGACGCCCTTGCACGCTTCAAGAGCTTTTCCGCCCTTGATAAGGATACCGTTCTTAGCACCAACACCTGTACCGACCATCACGGCCGTAGGGGTGCTCAACCCCAAAGCGCATGGGCAGGCGACAACGACCACAGAGATACAGAGCTTGAGGCAAACACCAAATCTGCTCACACCGGGAGAGTGGAAGACTTCCGGCAAGCTGCCATAAGACCAGAAATGCGAAATGATCATCCATATCACAAAGGTCGACAAACTGAGAGTGATGACAATGGGGACAAAAATACCGGCGACGCGATCAGCGAACTGTTGGATAGGTGCCTTGGAAGTCTGAGCCTCCTCTACCAGTTTAACAATCTGGGAAAGGGCGGTGTCGGCTCCAGCACGGGTGACCCGGAACGTGATGGTACCCAATCCGTTCACTGTACCGCCGATCACTTGAGAACCGGCCGTTTTAGGCATGGGAAGAGCTTCGCCAGTTACCATGGATTCATCAACTGATGTTGAACCGCTTAAGACAGTACCATCGGCCGGGATCTTCTCACCAGGAACAAGAAGTACGACGTCACCGACTTGGACGAGTTCAGTGGGGATCTTCCGTGTCTTGGCAGAAGAATCAGGCAGCCCGACCTCCGCAGGGGGATCAACATATATCGtagcggaagaaggagtgagAGACAAGAGGTCAGTAAGAGCAGCGGAAGTCTTGCCTTTAGCGATGTTTTCGATGTATCGACCGAGTGAGACGAAAGTGATCAGCATGGTGGAAGTGTCGAAGAATGTTTGAGGGTGGTAATCCGGGTCGGATGAGAACATGGCGAAGAACATAGCAAGGACAGAGTAGCAGAAAGCAGAGGATGTTCCAAGAACAACTAGAACATCCCTATTTTGGATTAGCAGCTATTACAACATAGATGGTGAATCACGTACATGGTGGCTGATCCGTGCTTGACAGATTTCCAAGCGTTCACATAAAACCTCTTCGCTAACCAAGTTTGCACGGGCACGGTAAGCACCAAACAGACGAGGTCTCCAAGATAGATTCCTGTCACTATTTTCCACATAGTCCATCCCATCAACCACGTCGGTAGGTACATGCTTAGCATCCCAATGATAAACACGGGAACAGCAAACATGGCTGACAAGACGAACGTTCTTTTCCATAAGGCCGCTTCCTTGTGCCTTTGTAGAGACGCTATTTGAGAATCATCGTTGCTTGATACTGGTAAGAATGATAGCTGCGGAAAAGATGCGGAAAGGGTGTCGACGATTGTACGAAGAGAGACTATGAGGGGCGAATGGGTTAGGGCGAGGTGAGAGTAAGGTGGATGGAGGATAGCAGAATGGACGCCAGCGATTCCCTCTACGGTCAATAGTAAACTGCTAGCTATTTCTTGATTCTCCAATCTGTTGACAGCGTTAGGAATGACTCTACATTAGTCATGGCGACTCACCCGTATACACGCAATtctacttcttccacttcactcttctcaacaacaatgGCTTCAAATCCAATGTCTTCTATTTCCTCGGCAATCTTGCCGTCTGTCCAATGCTCTCCATCCGCCTTGACATAGTTCTCGTCGTATTCTACTACTCCTCGCTCAGCAAGTAGAGATATTTGGACGCTTTGGATACCGGGTTGCTTCAACTGAGACTCAATGGATGCTACACATGCTCCACACTATCTCGTGTTAGCTTGAC
This genomic window contains:
- a CDS encoding Cu2+-exporting ATPase, with translation MATLGNAPRRQRSASNSSLLSSIVNTIPAPFTNLFTSPRVEQRVLLEDDEAALEEESRSLNKVAPVGLRRVELRVGGMTCGACVASIESQLKQPGIQSVQISLLAERGVVEYDENYVKADGEHWTDGKIAEEIEDIGFEAIVVEKSEVEEVELRVYGLENQEIASSLLLTVEGIAGVHSAILHPPYSHLALTHSPLIVSLRTIVDTLSASFPQLSFLPVSSNDDSQIASLQRHKEAALWKRTFVLSAMFAVPVFIIGMLSMYLPTWLMGWTMWKIVTGIYLGDLVCLVLTVPVQTWLAKRFYVNAWKSVKHGSATMDVLVVLGTSSAFCYSVLAMFFAMFSSDPDYHPQTFFDTSTMLITFVSLGRYIENIAKGKTSAALTDLLSLTPSSATIYVDPPAEVGLPDSSAKTRKIPTELVQVGDVVLLVPGEKIPADGTVLSGSTSVDESMVTGEALPMPKTAGSQVIGGTVNGLGTITFRVTRAGADTALSQIVKLVEEAQTSKAPIQQFADRVAGIFVPIVITLSLSTFVIWMIISHFWSYGSLPEVFHSPGVSRFGVCLKLCISVVVVACPCALGLSTPTAVMVGTGVGAKNGILIKGGKALEACKGVKRVVLDKTGTVTEGKMTVVSVAWASSPGVVNIGQGDLDTAATLSSTTSANPLQRHTIISLISLAEARSEHPLGMAVAAHGREILSNAGLPPPNGEVVEFESHTGEGLEAVVKLSGGAIEERIRIGKADFVLSNSKSDEAYAEKQLSMPSEILEFEQNQMALARTVIFVSIIRPTGVVPVTALALSDSPKPSSAQAIRALKAMGIKVTMLTGDAAATAQAVARQVGIDEDEVYSDISPKGKAKIVQDLGRASGGVAMVGDGINDSPALVAASLGIALSSGTSIAIEAADVVLVRSDLLDVVAALDLGQVIFKKIKANLIWACCYNVLMIPLAMGVLLPWGINLHPMMAAAAMAFSSVSVVVSSLTLKWWTRPQASIASGENNLPKLSQRCCIYPRRGRQKHNHG